One window from the genome of Diospyros lotus cultivar Yz01 chromosome 11, ASM1463336v1, whole genome shotgun sequence encodes:
- the LOC127812528 gene encoding ACT domain-containing protein ACR8 produces MEWPAYLDEYEKLLLRMTTPRVMIDNAGCADTTRVMIDSARKHGFLLEAVQVLTDLNLSIKKAYISSDGRWFMDVFHVTDLNGNKLTDKSVINYIEQSLGTIHFTRSKSSDGLTLLELTGTDRLGLLSEVFAVLADLQCDVVEAKMWTHNGRFASLIYVRDCDSGCPIEDTQKIDKIEGRLRNVLKGVNDIRSAKTSVSMVVMHSERRLHQMMFADRDYERKPILRTSGDFPAVTVDQNCLEKGYSVVNIQCKDRVKLLFDVVCTLTDMEYVVFHATINTAGDRAYMEFFVRHTDGTPVSSEAEKQRVILCLQTAIQRRASEGVRLELCPGNRSGLLADVTRTFRENGLNVTRAEISTRGEKALNVFYVTDARGNRADPKIIESVRERIGMSNLKVKELPLICHQKAERDEPTAGMGGAMLSLGSLVRKNLYNLGLIKSYS; encoded by the exons ATGGAGTGGCCTGCGTATTTAGATGAATATGAAAAACTTCTTTTGAGGATGACCACTCCCAg AGTAATGATCGACAATGCCGGTTGTGCCGACACAACTCGCGTCATG ATTGATAGTGCGAGGAAGCATGGGTTTCTTCTAGAGGCGGTTCAAGTGCTCACAGATCTGAACCTTTCGATCAAAAAGGCCTACATATCTTCTGATGGAAGATGGTTCATGGATG TTTTTCACGTGACTGATCTAAATGGAAACAAATTAACCGATAAGAGCGTCATTAATTACATAGAGCAG TCGCTTGGTACAATTCATTTCACAAGATCCAAAAGCTCCGATGGCTTGACTTTGCTGGAACTAACCGGAACAGACCGGCTTGGCCTCCTCTCCGAGGTGTTTGCAGTGCTTGCCGATCTGCAATGCGACGTGGTGGAAGCTAAGATGTGGACACACAATGGCCGATTTGCTTCCCTCATCTACGTTAGAGACTGTGATTCCGGTTGCCCCATTGAAGATACCCAGAAGATCGATAAAATTGAAGGGCGGTTGAGAAATGTTCTCAAAGGGGTTAATGACATCCGGAGCGCCAAGACATCCGTATCAATGGTGGTCATGCATTCTGAGAGGAGGCTTCACCAGATGATGTTTGCAGATCGTGACTACGAGCGCAAGCCAATTTTGAGGACTAGTGGGGATTTCCCTGCAGTCACCGTTGATCAGAATTGCTTGGAGAAGGGCTACTCTGTTGTGAACATTCAGTGCAAGGACAGAGTGAAGCTTCTGTTTGATGTTGTATGCACACTGACTGATATGGAATATGTTGTCTTCCATGCCACTATCAACACGGCAGGGGACAGAGCATATATG GAGTTCTTCGTTCGGCACACAGATGGTACTCCGGTCAGCTCGGAAGCTGAAAAGCAAAGGGTGATTTTGTGCCTGCAAACTGCCATTCAAAGGAGGGCATCTGAG GGAGTGAGGTTGGAGTTATGTCCAGGAAATAGGAGCGGGCTCTTGGCGGATGTAACACGAACTTTCCGGGAAAATGGGCTGAATGTGACAAGGGCAGAGATTTCCACCCGAGGGGAAAAGGCGCTAAATGTTTTCTATGTAACGGATGCAAGAGGAAACCGTGCAGATCCGAAAATCATCGAATCAGTTCGAGAGAGAATTGGAATGAGTAACTTGAAAGTGAAGGAATTGCCATTGATATGTCATCAAAAGGCGGAAAGAGACGAACCCACAGCCGGGATGGGTGGGGCCATGCTATCACTTGGGAGCCTAGTGAGGAAGAATCTATACAATTTGGGACTGATCAAATCATATTCCTGA